The following are from one region of the Sorghum bicolor cultivar BTx623 chromosome 2, Sorghum_bicolor_NCBIv3, whole genome shotgun sequence genome:
- the LOC8081156 gene encoding probable carboxylesterase 15, with the protein MTSPHGAAHTCHSRASRATPLQVSTLQPPMASEAEPRVVDECRGVLFVYSDGSVVRRAQPGFSTPVRDDGTVEWKDVTFDDAHGLGLRLYLPRERAAGGRRLPVFFYYHGGGFCIGSRTWPNVQNYCLRLASDLGALVVAPDYRLAPEHRLPAALDDAAAAVLWLAAQAKEGDPWVAEAADLGRVFVSGDSAGGTIAHHLAVRFGSPAARAELAPVAVRGYVQLMPFFGGVERTRSEAECPDDAFLNRPLNDRYWRLSLPEGATADHPVSNPFGPGAPALDAVEFAPTMVVVGGRDILHDRAVDYADRLKAAGKPVEVRDFDGQQHGFFTIDPWSDASAELMRVVKRFVDSDGRFD; encoded by the coding sequence ATGACCTCACCTCACGGCGCGGCTCACACTTGTCACTCGCGAGCGAGTCGCGCCACTCCACTGCAGGTCTCCACTCTCCAGCCACCCATGGCGTCCGAGGCCGAGCCACGGGTGGTGGACGAGTGCCGGGGCGTGCTGTTCGTGTACAGCGACGGCTCGGTGGTGCGGCGCGCGCAGCCCGGGTTCTCGACGCCGGTGCGGGACGACGGCACCGTGGAGTGGAAGGACGTGACGTTCGACGACGCCCACGGGCTGGGGCTCCGCCTCTACCTTCCCCGGGAGCGCGCCGCCGGCGGGCGGAGGCTGCCGGTGTTCTTCTACTACCACGGCGGCGGCTTCTGCATCGGGTCCCGCACCTGGCCCAACGTCCAGAACTACTGCCTCCGCCTAGCTTCCGACCTCGGCGCGCTCGTGGTGGCGCCGGACTACCGCCTCGCGCCCGAGCACCGGCTCCCCGCCGCGCTCGAcgacgccgcggcggcggtcctGTGGCTGGCCGCGCAGGCGAAGGAAGGGGACCCGTGGGTCGCCGAAGCGGCCGACCTCGGCCGTGTCTTCGTGTCCGGCGACTCGGCCGGCGGCACCATCGCGCACCACCTCGCCGTACGGTTCGGCTCCCCCGCGGCGCGCGCGGAGCTGGCCCCCGTCGCCGTCCGGGGGTACGTCCAGCTCATGCCCTTCTTCGGCGGCGTGGAGCGGACGCGGTCGGAGGCCGAGTGCCCCGACGACGCCTTCCTCAACCGGCCCCTCAACGACCGGTACTGGCGCCTGTCGCTGCCGGAGGGCGCCACGGCCGACCACCCCGTGTCCAACCCGTTCGGCCCCGGCGCGCCCGCGCTGGACGCCGTCGAGTTCGCGCCCACCATGGTCGTCGTCGGGGGCCGCGACATCCTCCACGACCGCGCCGTGGACTATGCGGATCGGCTCAAGGCCGCGGGGAAGCCCGTCGAGGTGCGGGATTTCGACGGCCAGCAGCACGGCTTCTTCACCATCGACCCGTGGTCCGACGCCTCCGCCGAGCTCATGCGCGTCGTCAAGCGCTTCGTCGACAGCGACGGCCGCTTCGACTGA